The region AACAAATTATCCAAAGTGTTTTCATAACTCTAAAAATCTTATGGGGTAATTTTATAATGTGCAGTATCTACACCTGTATTTCCGGTCGTACTATCGTAAGCATATACAATAACTTCATAATCTCCAGTATGCTGAAAATTCACAGTGCCTTCAAATGTATTTGTAGATTTAAAGTGTAATGGGACTTCTGTAATACTGTTGTCTTTTAATTTTATTAGTGCTTTTACTTCAACCTGTGTGGCATCCCACATGCCATTTTTTTCAATTGGGCACCCACACATCATTACCACTTTAGCTGTAACTTTTAAAGGGTTTTTTTGTAACTCTTTTAAGGTAAAAGTCTGACTGGATTTTGAATTATCTAAGGTTACAAGAAAACCTGGAATTTCAATAATTATGCCTTCGCCTAAAATATGTTTACCTGGTATTAACCACAGATCTGTTGTCGCACTTACTCTTACATCATTATCTTTAATTGTAGAATACACTTCTATAGTAACAAAAACAGGTTCGCTAAGCGGTATAGTAGCCTGAAATTTTGCTGTATTATCGTCTGTAATTCGTTCACCTCTTTTTAAAGGCGTATTCATAATTGTATTTGTATTGCCTGTAGCTCCTTCGGTTTTACCTTGCACTAAAATAGTTTGTGTTTTTTTGTTTCTAATCACCACTTTAGCTCCTCCTAGTGAAGAACCAATAAATTTGGCATCTTTAGCTTTTGCTCTCACAATTATTTTTGTGTCGGTTGCAAATGAAGATATTGAAATAAGCGTGGTTAAAATTACTGATAGAATAAATTTCATATGTCGTATAATGTAGTGTTAGTAGATGTGATTTAGTAAAGATAACTAAATAGCTAGTAATGTATTGATCGTATGAGTTGTTCCTTTATATTTCTAGCTATAAAGATTTGAAATTAGTAGTTGAGTATCTTTTTAAGGTCTTAACACACCAAGCATTTGTCCTATACCAATTCCAATATAGGTTCTGTCCTTATTTAAAATTAGTAAGGGAGAAACGGTTAGCCCATAAATTTTAGAAATAGGAAATTCTATTTTAGGGTTTAATACAAAGCTCAAGGTATTATATTTTCTGTATTGCCAAGTATAATTTTCTGTTAGAAAAGGATTGTCTATGGGGTGCCAATTTTCTGGTTCTCTAATTATGGTATATCCCAATCCAGCAGATAAATTTAATCGTATTGTACCCTTTGTATTTAGTTTATAAATTTTGCCAGCACCAATTTGGATATTTTCTAATTGATCGTAAGGGTTCGTTGTTCCAAAAGAAAATATACTTTCAAATCCAGATGAATAATTTTCTGGTTGCGATTTGGGTGTTCTTAAATTACCTGTATAGCCTATTTTTAAGGAATAAGTTTCTTTATACACATAATTAAGGTTAAGATCAAAACCTATATAATTCCCTAAATTTAATTCGCCAGTAGTATAGATTGCATGAGATGTAGAGAATTGAGCATTAATAAATTGTATGCTAAAACAACTTAACATTACTGTTAATATGTAGGTTTTCATTATAGGCTTAAATTTATTTAAATATAAGATTTATTTTAAAGACGATTTAGTTTCCTATAATTATTTAAAAAAAAACCATATAACTTATTGATATAAACTATATGGTTAAAATTTTATCTGTGTACTTACATAATTACTCTTTCATAAATGTAATTAAAGGTTTTATAAAATCTTGAAATTTTTCTATATGTGGTAAGTGTCCCACGTTTTTAATTTCAACTAATTTAGCATTAGGAATTGTTTTTTGAGTTTTTTTACCTAACTCGTCATAACGTCCCATTGTTTCTCTAACCTCTTCAGATACAAGAGGTTTTCCTAAAGCAGTTCTATCTCGAGTACCAATAATTAATAGGGTAGCAGCAGTGATGTTTTTAAATTCATAAACTACGGGCTGTGTAAAAATCATATCAGAAGTTAAGGCTGAATTCCATGCAATTTTATCATAATCAGAGTTTAGTGTCCAGCCAGCTAATAAATTAACCCATTGGTCGTATTCTGGTTTCCAATTATTATCGTAATAACTTTCTAATTGATATTTTCTTATACTTTCGTAATTGCTTTTCAGTGCATTTTTGTACCACCAGTCTACTGGTTTATATGGCACTTTTAATTTCCAATCTTCTAAACCAATTGGGTTTTCAAGTATTAATTTTTCAGTAATTTCAGGATACATTAAAGCAAAACGTGTTGCTACCATTCCGCCCATAGAATGGCCTAAAATTGATGTTTTTGTGATTTTTAATGTGTCTAATAATGTTTTTGTATTTTGGGCTAATTGCTGAAATGTATATTGAAAATAATCTGGTTTAGACGATTTTCCAAAACCGATTTGGTCAGGTACAATTACTCTAAAACCTTCTTTAGTAAGAGACTCTATAGTCGTTTTCCAATACGCACCATTAAAATTTTTACCATGACATAACACAATATTCTTACCATTGTAATTCTCTGGTGTAATATCCATATAAGCCATTTTTAAATCTTGATCTTGTATATTAAGATCTAGTATAGACACTTTATAAGGATACGTATAGTTTGATAATTCTAAATCTAACCATTCTAAATTATTTGTTTGAGCTGTTACTAGTGGGAAGGATAGCACTAAAATTAATACTGTAAATACAATTTTTTTCATGTTGTAGGTTTAAATTATTAATTGTGTTAAAGGTATTTGTTTACGTTAAGAAGTTTTTACGTTTAATTGTATAAAAGTAAACAATTCTAAAAACACCACTTAGGTATAAAGTCTATAAAAAGAGTTAAAGTTTAATTGCTAAATACTTTTGTATTGTTTTAATTGTTGTAGAACTCTAATTCGGGTACGTGTTTTTTAAGACTATCACTAAATTTTAATTCATATTCTTCTTCCAATATTCGTAATAAATCAGTTGTAAAAGCTTTATAACTAGAGCCTATAGGAAACAATGTATTGGCATTTACTTTTAATGGGTGGTCTAAATCTCCAAAATCAAATCCTTTAGAGTATATTAATTCATTGTCTTTACCAATGGCTATAGAAAACTCTACGGTTTGAATAAGTTATTGTAATATTTTAAACTTTTGAACTATTTTTTTATTAATTTTTGTTTGATCATAAACGTTAATGTGTAGTATTAGAAATAAAGAATAAGTGTTTTTAATTTCATGTGTAATAATTGTGCTAAATTAATAACGATTATTTAAGTATTTTTTTAGAATAATTTCCATGGCGCTCAAAACTTATTATTTCACCACTTTTATTTCTAATAAAGGTGAGAGTTTCTCCTAATTCATTATCATCTCTTAGTCTTTGAAATGTGTCACCTTTAATATGTTTATAAAACGCCATACTATTTTGGGGTTTATCTGATGGTAATGAAAGGGCTACTAACTTATCATTCCATGTAGAAATATATATTTCGCTCCACCAAGGTGATAAATTATAATATCCTGTATATTGTTGCAGTATTTTAGTTGTTTTAGCAGGTGTTTTTTTAGTAGACTTTTTTACTTTTTCTATAATACCATGCATTCCTTTTACATATTTGCTAGGATCTGTACCATTAGCATTTATCATAACAGAATAGGCTTTTTTGTGTTTTAGATCTAACTGAAGCGTGGTTTCATAACCCGGACAACTGCCTCCGTGACCAACCCATGTACTGCCATTATCTCCTTTATATACAGCAAAACCAAGACCCCAAGTGCGTTTCCAGTTTGGATCTGTCCAATGTACGTTTTGCATGTATTTAAGTGTGGATGGTTTTAATAGTTCTGTACTAGTTGTATCTCTTAAACGAAATTGCCAAGATGCAAATTTACCTAAGTCAATTACGTTCGATGAAAACCCTGCAGCAGGTGTTATGCCATTAGCTTGAAAGAATTTAAGTTTTTCACGTGATCCGTTTCGTTGTATAGAGGCATAACCTATAGCTAATTCTTCTCCATATAATTGTTCCGGAAGTTCTGTGCGCGTATCCTTAAGGTTTAATGGGTTAAGTATATTGTTTTCAATATATTCATTGTAAGGTATTCCGGTTATTTCTTCAACAATTTCACCTAATAATGTTAGTCCGAGATTACTATATTGAAAGTATGTAGAGGCAGGATATAATGTTTCCTGGTTTTCTAGTTTAGAATCTATTTCAGCTTTACTAGGAAACGGAAAATCTGGACTTGTCCAGTAAGGATATGCAGCTTCTCTAGGAAGTCCTGAAGAATGAGTTAATAAACTTCTAATTGTTATAGGACCACTCTCTGGATATTTCTGTTTTAGTTTATAAGCGGGAAGGAGATCTTCTATTCTATCATCCAAACGCAATTTACCTTCGTCGTAAAGTTTCATAATTGCTACCGAAGTAAATAATTTTGAAATGGAGCAGATACTACAAATTGTTGTAGCTTTTGTTTTTACCTTTTTTTCTACATTTAATTGTCCGTATGCACCAGACCAAAGCATGTCCTGATCTGTTATAATGGCAGCAGAAATTCCGGGTAGTTTATCAAAATCTTTTTGTGCTTCTAACCAAACTTCTACAAGTTTAATAGCTTCTGTATAATCCGGTTGAGTAGATTGGGCAAATATTCCGATGCTATATAAAGCGAATAAAAGTATGAGATACGTTTTTTTCATAGTGTGATGGTAAGTCGTATAAACAATTGTTTTACTCTAAAAATAATAATTAATTATTAGTACATCCTTTATTCTTATTAAAAGTGTTAAATAAGTATAATAAAATGTATTTAGTTTAAACATCTAGATGTATATTATATGCAAATTAGAGTTATGGTTATTAAAAATATAAACTATTTTGAAATTTTGGTATATAAAAAAACGCCCAACCTTGGGCGTTTTTTTATAATTAGTCTTATAATGTGAAAGCGTTGGTATAAAAATATCTAGTATTTAATTTTAACTAAAGTATATTTTAATGTTGAAATGTAAATGTTTAAATTTTATTAAAAAGATCTGAGTTTATTTGGTCTTTAACCACTACATTTTTAGGTCCTCCAGCATTTTCACTTCTATTAAAGGATAATAAAACTTTACCTGCTTTTTGATAATTATCCCAAGCATTTATAAATCGAGGATTGTCATCGGTATAATTTCCGAAGAATGCCCATTGTTTTACCAAATGATCTTTTTGATCGATGTAAATATGATATTTATTATTAGGAGTGACTCCAACATCTTTAAATGTCATTTCTAACACATCTGATACATTTCCGTTTGGGAGTTGTGCTGTTTTTAAATATTTAAGTTGTACGCCTTCATCTTTTAATTTCCAAGGCATAGTTAACCAATACGAATCATTAATCCACCATTTTTTTCCTTGTTCAAGTACTTTGTTTAGTGTATTTGTATCTGTAATTAAGGTTCCATCTTTAGATGCTTTTCCTTCTCCAGAATTAATATTAACTATCACAATTAGATTTTCGTTTGGATTTTCAATTCTAACATTTCCAGTCCATTTATCCCAAAAAAGCGTTCTTTTACCAAAATCCCATTGTATAAAATGAGTGTTGTTCCAATTCTCCATTCCACCCATAGCTTCAAAAGATTGTTGTACTAATTGGTCTATTTTTTTTTGATTGTCTTGAGCTTGAAGACTAAGCACTCCAAAAAGAATAAAAATAAATGTTTTAATGTTTTTCATGTGTTATAAATTTAATCAGTAAAATATAAAAGATTAAGTGAAATAAGCCAATATAAGTGATATGGTATGTGTATTTTAGTTTTTTTTAACGTATAACATTGTACTTTCTATATAGAGTCAAAACCATACCTCCAAAACATGCAGTATTCCTTATATGCTTTTAACTTTCTAAATTAGTCCGAAATTTAGTATCTATTTAGGAATAATTAAACATAATCATTAATAGTATTGTACTTTATATATATTGAACTTTAAGAAAAAAATATACTAAACACAATATAGTTTTTAAGTTTTATGTAGATTTTCTATGGACATAATTTAGTTATATATTCTAATTATTTCATCATTTCCTTTTCTCTAATACTTCTCACATAGTCGTTAATAATCTTTTTCATAGGTATAGGATTATATCCAAGAAAATAAACTTTGTAAGCATCTTTTACCACTTTGGAAGAAAATATTTCTACTTTAATACCATTTTCAATTTCAAGACCTACCGTTTATACAAAACTATGTATCGCACCATTTACCATTGCAGCACTAGTAGTTTTCACTGTAGAGTAGTCTGCTAAAATTTCTGTAGATAATGTAATAATTCCTATTTCGGCAGCTATTTTTATATTCATAATTCAACTATATCTATAATTCTCGATATATGAAATTGAAATGGTACGCTCCATAAAAGTTGCATTTATTTTATTAATGATTGTCTAGGGCAGAAGGCTGTAACTAGCATTATATACTAAAACATCAATTTTACAAAAATATCAATTGTAATTTCAAAATATTTTTAACATTTATGTTGTTTGTAAAATCAACTACAATTAGGTGAAAAACGTTTACTCTTTTTATCTATGTTCTAATATATTTTTATTCGTAACACAAATTTGATAATTCTAATATTAGGTAACTTAAACTTATTTAGGGGACAACCATACTTTTTTTAGGTTTATTACATTCCATATTTTATTATCAGGTTTAAGATGTATACTATAATCACCCGCTTTATTGATAACCACATCCCCGACATTCACAGTTTTGTAAGATGCAAAACCTCCTGTTGCAGGTAGTTTACTTTTAATGGTTTGTTCTGCCACAATAAGTTCTATATTACTTTCTTCTTCAGAGGCTATATCCATGGAAACAGTGTAGGTACCAGCTTTATGAATATTAAAATCCCAATCTACAGTTACTTTTTTAGCTGACCATTGTTCTATACAATCTTTTTCTTTATTGTAAGCGACATGAGTGCCTATCACATTATTTATTATGGATTGTTGTGCGGTTAATAAAACAGTACCATCTTCATTTTGCTTGATTATGTCGGCATCGCTTACTATAGGTTTTCCCTTTATTTCTAGTACAATTACAGAACTTATAGTATCTGGAGCTTTACCAACTAAAGATATAGTGGTGCCTTGCTCATCGGTTTTGGTTTTGAAATTTTGAGATTTATCAACTAGTAAATTACAAGATTGCACAGTGTTGGTAACAGGTATAAATAACTCTCCGTTTTCTGGCCAGTCAAAAACATTAAGATAAAGCGTCGTATTTTTTTCAGTTGTACGTGTAGTGATTCGTCCCCATGTAGGTGTACGACATGGACTAGCATTGGTGCCATAAATAGATTCACTATTTTTATCCATCCATGCTCCAATATTTTTTAATCGTTCAACACTAGGTTCGGGGATTAGACCTTCGGCTGTTGGTCCTACATTGAGGAGGAAATTTCCCCCTTTACTGGCGATATCAACCAAATTTTGTATCAGTGTTTCTGTAGATTTCCAGTTGTGATCGTTACTTTTATATCCCCAAGTATTGTTCATTGTCATACACGATTCCCAATCGCCAGGAAGACCTGTACCAGGGATAAATTGTTCTGGCGTACTGATGTCTCCTTCATAATCTCCACCGAGTCTGTTGTTATGAATAACTCCTGGAGAAAGTTTTAATAGTGGTAAAAATTGTTCGGCACGTTCTTTGGTCATGCCTCGTGGTGTATCCCACCATAATATTTCAGGTTGGTACTGCGTTAAAATTTCCTTTACTTGAGGTACCGCAATATTTTTTATATAATCGTCCATATCATGTTCCTGAGCTGGATCCCACTTTCCTTTTTTATCCTTACCTCGAGCTGATCCGCCTTGATTCCAGTCTTGCGCTTGCGAATAATACAGTCCTAGCTTAATACCATGTTTTTTACATGCCTCGGCCAAAGGGGCAATAAGGTCTTTTCCGTATGGAGAAGCATCCATAATATCCCATTCAGAAACTTTAGAGTCGAACATTGCAAAGCCATCATGATGTTTAGAGGTAATAACAATATATTTCATGCCTGCATCTTTAGCGAGCTTTACCCAAGCTTCTGGATCGTATTTAACCGGGTTAAATTCCTTGGCATAGTTTTGATACGTGGCCATAGGTATGCTTGCGTCTGACATAATCCATTCGCCATATTTTCCTGCATCTTCACCTTTATATATTCCTGCAGGAACAGCATAAACGCCCCAATGTATAAACATTCCAAATCTAGCGACACGAAACCACTCCATACGGGCATCACGTTCAACCTCGGTTTCATTGGCATAGGGGTCAATGGATTTATTATTAGATTGTGATTGTACAGTATTTATCATTAATATGATTATTGCACAACTTAGTATAAAAGTCCTCATAGTTTTATTTTTTATGATACTATATTCGATTTTGTGTCGAATTTTCTAGTTTTCTAGAAATTGTTATTAGGGTTATTTTTTAATTAGTTTTATTATTTTTCTAGTTGTTCCAATCTTAAATTCAGCAAAATATATACCTGTATTTAAACTACTAATATCTATAGTTTCATTGGAGTGTTCTAGTTTTGTAGTTATAACCTGTTTACCTAAAATACTATAAACTGACACCATTTCTCCTTTTGCATTTGCTATGTTAAGTATATCGTTGGCTGGGTTTGGGTATAGTTTGATTTGACTAAGTTCAAATGTCTTGTCCGATAAGGTAACTTCAGCATCTTTACCAAAAATTTCGACTTCGGCTAATGCTAATGGATCTGAAGTTGTTTTAGATATTTTTACAATACCTCCAATAGCATTTCCTGTAGTAATGGTAAAAGCATTACTTGGTGCAGTTTCATAAAATTGACTAAAAGCTACGGTACCATTTGAATCAATTACTTCTACTGTAAAATTATTAAGTCTATCTGAACAGCAATCTGTTCTATTATATATTTTTATGGTTTCTATTTGGTAATTTCCATTTAAATCTACTTGCCACCAAGGTTCTGGATCTAGTGTTGCATCACCACTAGTATGAGATAGTGAACGACCACCCCAAGTACTATTGGTGTTCCCATCAATGGCATTTGACGCAGAACCATGACTTTCATAATCTGTAGATTGGGTTGCTGTCCCATACTTAGTTGCTAGGTTAACGGGAAGTTTACAATTTTCACTTTCAGTAATAGTGTTTAGAGAACCATTATCTATAATTTCACCACCACCACAGCTTATAATGGTATTTCCACTTGCAGTGGATTCAAGAATAATTTTATATTCCGTTTCGTTTACAATA is a window of Formosa sediminum DNA encoding:
- a CDS encoding serine hydrolase domain-containing protein, which produces MQTVEFSIAIGKDNELIYSKGFDFGDLDHPLKVNANTLFPIGSSYKAFTTDLLRILEEEYELKFSDSLKKHVPELEFYNN
- a CDS encoding alpha/beta fold hydrolase — encoded protein: MKKIVFTVLILVLSFPLVTAQTNNLEWLDLELSNYTYPYKVSILDLNIQDQDLKMAYMDITPENYNGKNIVLCHGKNFNGAYWKTTIESLTKEGFRVIVPDQIGFGKSSKPDYFQYTFQQLAQNTKTLLDTLKITKTSILGHSMGGMVATRFALMYPEITEKLILENPIGLEDWKLKVPYKPVDWWYKNALKSNYESIRKYQLESYYDNNWKPEYDQWVNLLAGWTLNSDYDKIAWNSALTSDMIFTQPVVYEFKNITAATLLIIGTRDRTALGKPLVSEEVRETMGRYDELGKKTQKTIPNAKLVEIKNVGHLPHIEKFQDFIKPLITFMKE
- a CDS encoding serine hydrolase gives rise to the protein MKKTYLILLFALYSIGIFAQSTQPDYTEAIKLVEVWLEAQKDFDKLPGISAAIITDQDMLWSGAYGQLNVEKKVKTKATTICSICSISKLFTSVAIMKLYDEGKLRLDDRIEDLLPAYKLKQKYPESGPITIRSLLTHSSGLPREAAYPYWTSPDFPFPSKAEIDSKLENQETLYPASTYFQYSNLGLTLLGEIVEEITGIPYNEYIENNILNPLNLKDTRTELPEQLYGEELAIGYASIQRNGSREKLKFFQANGITPAAGFSSNVIDLGKFASWQFRLRDTTSTELLKPSTLKYMQNVHWTDPNWKRTWGLGFAVYKGDNGSTWVGHGGSCPGYETTLQLDLKHKKAYSVMINANGTDPSKYVKGMHGIIEKVKKSTKKTPAKTTKILQQYTGYYNLSPWWSEIYISTWNDKLVALSLPSDKPQNSMAFYKHIKGDTFQRLRDDNELGETLTFIRNKSGEIISFERHGNYSKKILK
- a CDS encoding alpha-L-fucosidase, yielding MINTVQSQSNNKSIDPYANETEVERDARMEWFRVARFGMFIHWGVYAVPAGIYKGEDAGKYGEWIMSDASIPMATYQNYAKEFNPVKYDPEAWVKLAKDAGMKYIVITSKHHDGFAMFDSKVSEWDIMDASPYGKDLIAPLAEACKKHGIKLGLYYSQAQDWNQGGSARGKDKKGKWDPAQEHDMDDYIKNIAVPQVKEILTQYQPEILWWDTPRGMTKERAEQFLPLLKLSPGVIHNNRLGGDYEGDISTPEQFIPGTGLPGDWESCMTMNNTWGYKSNDHNWKSTETLIQNLVDIASKGGNFLLNVGPTAEGLIPEPSVERLKNIGAWMDKNSESIYGTNASPCRTPTWGRITTRTTEKNTTLYLNVFDWPENGELFIPVTNTVQSCNLLVDKSQNFKTKTDEQGTTISLVGKAPDTISSVIVLEIKGKPIVSDADIIKQNEDGTVLLTAQQSIINNVIGTHVAYNKEKDCIEQWSAKKVTVDWDFNIHKAGTYTVSMDIASEEESNIELIVAEQTIKSKLPATGGFASYKTVNVGDVVINKAGDYSIHLKPDNKIWNVINLKKVWLSPK